A stretch of Anaeromyxobacter dehalogenans 2CP-1 DNA encodes these proteins:
- a CDS encoding helix-turn-helix transcriptional regulator gives MADRSPSARTPLAKPSRRAPNNVQRLREEQLLTKAELARKAGVSPLTVTRIEHGLECRVDTKRKIILALGLTPSDRRKVFGPSTGGRLA, from the coding sequence ATGGCCGACCGATCGCCCAGCGCACGGACGCCCCTCGCGAAGCCCTCGCGGCGCGCGCCCAACAACGTGCAGCGGCTCCGAGAGGAGCAGCTCCTCACGAAGGCCGAGCTCGCCCGCAAGGCGGGCGTCTCGCCGCTCACCGTGACCCGGATCGAGCACGGCCTGGAGTGCCGCGTGGACACGAAGCGGAAGATCATCCTCGCGCTGGGCCTCACGCCGTCGGACCGGCGCAAGGTGTTCGGCCCCAGCACCGGGGGGCGCCTCGCGTGA